The proteins below come from a single Azospirillum thiophilum genomic window:
- a CDS encoding carbon-nitrogen hydrolase family protein, producing MTGAGMSGEGGIVKAACVQVNAGTELEPNLRAAGDLVRRARDAGTEFIALPENVGWIVQGRDRTMERIRTEAEHPGIPFFADLARETGAWILGGTLHVLLEDGRAANRSYLFGADGRIAASYDKIHMFDVTLKDGESYRESATFRPGERAVVAASPWGGIGMTVCYDVRFAYLYRALAQAGASILTVPAAFTVPTGRAHWHTLLRARAIETGCFVVAPAQTGSHDKGRQTYGHSLLIAPWGEVLADAGTDVGFVTAELDLARVAEARAMVPSLTHDRTVGVERLGF from the coding sequence ATGACAGGCGCCGGCATGAGCGGAGAAGGCGGTATCGTGAAGGCCGCCTGCGTCCAGGTGAATGCCGGCACCGAGCTGGAGCCGAACCTGCGGGCGGCGGGCGATCTCGTCCGCCGTGCCCGCGATGCCGGGACGGAGTTCATCGCCCTGCCGGAGAATGTCGGCTGGATCGTCCAGGGCCGCGACCGGACCATGGAGCGCATCCGCACCGAGGCCGAGCATCCCGGCATCCCCTTCTTCGCCGATCTGGCGCGGGAAACCGGGGCCTGGATCCTGGGCGGCACCCTGCATGTGCTGCTGGAGGACGGGCGGGCGGCCAACCGCAGTTACCTGTTCGGCGCCGACGGCCGGATCGCCGCGTCCTACGACAAGATCCACATGTTCGACGTCACGCTGAAGGACGGCGAATCCTACCGCGAATCGGCGACCTTCCGGCCGGGCGAGCGGGCGGTGGTGGCGGCCAGCCCGTGGGGCGGCATCGGCATGACCGTCTGCTACGACGTGCGCTTCGCCTATCTGTACCGGGCGCTGGCCCAGGCCGGGGCGTCGATCCTGACGGTGCCGGCCGCCTTCACCGTGCCGACCGGCCGCGCCCACTGGCACACGCTGCTGCGCGCCCGCGCCATCGAGACCGGCTGTTTCGTCGTCGCCCCGGCCCAGACCGGCAGCCACGACAAGGGCCGCCAGACCTACGGCCATTCCCTGCTGATCGCGCCGTGGGGCGAGGTGCTGGCCGATGCCGGTACCGATGTCGGATTCGTCACAGCCGAGCTCGACCTCGCCCGCGTGGCGGAGGCCCGCGCCATGGTGCCGTCCCTCACCCACGACCGCACCGTCGGGGTGGAGCGGCTGGGCTTCTGA
- the grxC gene encoding glutaredoxin 3, with amino-acid sequence MADVVIYTTPFCPYCMRAKSLLDGKGVTYEEIDLYAQPGRRSEMIERSEGRTTVPQIFIDGRPYGGSDDIHALDRAGKLDPLLGIAA; translated from the coding sequence ATGGCCGACGTCGTCATCTACACCACGCCCTTCTGCCCCTACTGCATGCGGGCCAAGAGCCTGCTCGACGGCAAGGGCGTGACATACGAGGAAATCGACCTCTACGCCCAGCCGGGCCGCCGCAGCGAGATGATCGAGCGGTCGGAGGGCCGGACCACCGTCCCGCAGATCTTCATCGACGGCCGGCCCTATGGCGGCAGCGACGACATCCACGCGCTCGACCGCGCCGGCAAGCTCGACCCGCTGCTCGGGATCGCTGCATGA
- a CDS encoding ComF family protein: MPIPSSLAAPLAGLGRSAAGAATLLLNALLPPRCLSCGEGVDRQGGLCARCWTGLTFIAAPLCACCGLPFEYEAEQGSLCASCLADPPPFARARAVLAYDDGSRPLLLSFKHGDRIHAAKSYGVWLARAGRELLEDADRLAPVPLHRGRLFRRRYNQAALLAQALSRHCGVPALPDLLQRHRATPTQGGLDRQDRHRNVRGAFRLRPGLSVTGQRLVLVDDVLTTGATLAECARVLLRAGAAQVDVLTLARVVRR, from the coding sequence ATGCCGATTCCCTCCTCTCTCGCCGCCCCGCTGGCCGGACTGGGCCGTTCCGCCGCCGGTGCGGCCACCCTGCTGCTGAACGCGCTGCTGCCGCCGCGCTGCCTCAGCTGCGGCGAGGGGGTGGACCGGCAAGGCGGCCTGTGCGCGCGCTGCTGGACCGGCCTGACCTTCATCGCCGCGCCGCTGTGCGCCTGCTGCGGCCTGCCCTTCGAGTATGAAGCGGAGCAGGGCAGCCTGTGCGCCTCCTGCCTCGCCGATCCGCCGCCCTTCGCCCGCGCCCGCGCCGTGCTGGCCTATGACGACGGCAGCCGGCCGCTGCTGCTGAGCTTCAAGCATGGCGACCGCATCCACGCCGCCAAATCCTACGGCGTCTGGCTCGCCCGCGCCGGGCGGGAGCTGCTGGAGGACGCCGACCGGCTGGCGCCGGTGCCGCTGCACCGCGGCCGGCTGTTCCGCCGCCGCTACAACCAGGCGGCGCTGCTGGCCCAGGCCCTGTCGCGGCACTGCGGCGTTCCCGCCCTGCCGGACCTGCTGCAACGCCACCGTGCCACCCCGACCCAGGGCGGGCTCGACCGGCAGGACCGCCACCGCAACGTCAGGGGCGCCTTCCGCCTGCGCCCCGGCCTGTCGGTGACCGGGCAGCGGCTGGTCCTGGTCGACGACGTGCTGACCACCGGGGCCACCCTGGCCGAATGCGCGCGTGTGCTGCTGCGCGCCGGGGCGGCGCAGGTCGACGTGCTGACGCTGGCCCGCGTGGTGCGCCGCTGA
- a CDS encoding flagellar biosynthetic protein FliQ: MAALYPSPAGRQPCYNMQVSPDRDRDRMGIDEAIAVSHEALMVILKISLPPLGITALLSAVLMLFQSATNINESSLQQDTKFFATLLILFVTGPAIYLALRDYTGIIFERIAMLQ, encoded by the coding sequence ATGGCCGCACTATACCCCAGCCCGGCCGGGCGGCAACCGTGCTACAACATGCAGGTTTCTCCAGATCGGGACCGCGACCGCATGGGCATCGACGAGGCCATCGCCGTCAGCCACGAAGCGCTGATGGTCATCCTGAAGATCTCGCTGCCGCCGCTGGGCATCACCGCCCTGCTGTCGGCGGTGCTGATGCTGTTCCAGAGCGCCACCAACATCAACGAATCCTCGCTGCAGCAGGACACCAAGTTCTTCGCCACGCTGCTGATCCTGTTCGTCACCGGCCCGGCGATCTATCTGGCCCTGCGCGACTACACCGGCATCATCTTCGAACGCATCGCCATGCTGCAGTGA
- a CDS encoding methyltransferase domain-containing protein: MTSPDSMTVFDRALVRRRRDRAVAEFTDHSFLFEEIADRLADRLEDVIRPFPLALDVGCHDGAMGRALTGRKGIERLVACDLSPAFARAAGGRGTVAIAADEEFLPFAPGSFDLAVSNLSLHWVNDLPGALVQIRQALKPDGFFCAAMLGGQTLNELRRCLYEAEMDVAGGVSPRVSPFAEIKDAGGLLQRAGFALPVVDSDVITVTYSDAFALMRELRGMGETNAVLARRKVPATRGLLFDAARRYAELYAEPDGRIPVTFEVLYLAGWSPHESQQQPLKPGSGQVPLGDALKGGGIH; encoded by the coding sequence ATGACAAGCCCCGACAGCATGACCGTCTTCGACCGCGCGCTGGTCCGCCGCCGCCGCGACCGCGCCGTCGCCGAATTCACCGACCATTCCTTCCTGTTCGAGGAGATCGCCGACCGGCTGGCCGACCGGCTGGAGGACGTGATCCGTCCCTTCCCGCTGGCGCTGGACGTCGGCTGCCACGACGGGGCGATGGGCAGGGCGCTCACGGGCCGCAAGGGCATCGAGCGGCTGGTCGCCTGCGACCTGTCGCCGGCCTTCGCCCGCGCCGCCGGTGGCCGGGGCACCGTCGCGATCGCCGCCGACGAGGAGTTCCTGCCCTTCGCCCCCGGCAGCTTCGATCTGGCGGTCAGCAATCTCAGCCTGCACTGGGTCAACGACCTGCCGGGCGCGCTGGTGCAGATCCGGCAGGCACTGAAGCCCGACGGCTTCTTCTGCGCGGCAATGCTGGGCGGCCAGACGCTGAACGAGCTGCGCCGCTGCCTCTACGAGGCGGAGATGGATGTCGCCGGCGGCGTCTCCCCCCGGGTGTCGCCCTTCGCCGAGATCAAGGATGCCGGTGGGTTGCTGCAACGGGCCGGCTTCGCCCTGCCGGTGGTCGACAGCGACGTCATCACCGTCACCTATTCGGACGCCTTCGCCCTGATGCGCGAGCTGCGCGGCATGGGCGAGACCAACGCCGTGCTGGCGCGGCGCAAGGTGCCGGCCACCCGCGGCCTGCTGTTCGACGCCGCCCGGCGCTATGCCGAGCTCTATGCCGAGCCGGACGGGCGGATTCCGGTGACTTTCGAGGTGCTGTATCTGGCCGGCTGGTCGCCGCACGAAAGCCAGCAGCAGCCGCTGAAGCCCGGCAGCGGGCAGGTTCCGCTCGGCGACGCGCTGAAGGGCGGCGGTATCCATTGA
- a CDS encoding sulfite exporter TauE/SafE family protein, translating to MDALSLLDAGLNQCAVVIDRDGGLLLALLTAGLVGGTTHCAGMCGPFVLAQVSARLERVPLSAMSEFRRLTGAAVLPYHAGRASSYALIGALSASVAGHVGALPGLRWLSVALLALAALFFLGYALRSLTSWLPKLPVFGRPGQRLGQRSGGWWGERVSRLARPLFGNPTGWRGYGLGMALGFIPCGMLYGAVAVAAASGSALSGALGMAAFALGTVPSLLAVGLAGHVAGRTWRTAVARAAPAVMLVNAGVLGWMAWKLVA from the coding sequence TTGGACGCCCTGTCGCTGCTGGATGCCGGACTGAACCAGTGCGCCGTGGTCATCGACCGCGACGGCGGGCTGCTGCTGGCGCTGCTGACCGCCGGGCTGGTCGGCGGCACCACCCATTGCGCCGGCATGTGCGGCCCCTTCGTGCTGGCCCAGGTGTCGGCGCGGCTGGAGCGGGTGCCGCTGTCGGCGATGTCGGAATTCCGCCGGCTGACCGGCGCCGCCGTGCTGCCCTACCATGCCGGCCGGGCGAGCAGCTATGCGCTGATCGGCGCGCTGTCGGCCTCGGTCGCCGGCCATGTCGGGGCGCTGCCGGGGCTGCGCTGGCTGTCGGTGGCGCTGCTGGCGCTGGCGGCGCTGTTCTTCCTCGGCTATGCCCTGCGCAGCCTGACCTCCTGGTTGCCGAAACTGCCCGTCTTCGGCCGGCCGGGGCAGCGGTTGGGGCAGCGGTCGGGCGGCTGGTGGGGGGAGCGTGTGTCGCGGCTCGCCCGGCCGCTGTTCGGCAACCCGACCGGCTGGCGCGGCTATGGGCTGGGGATGGCGCTGGGATTCATCCCCTGCGGGATGCTCTATGGCGCCGTCGCGGTGGCGGCGGCGAGCGGCAGCGCGCTGAGCGGGGCGCTCGGCATGGCCGCCTTCGCGCTGGGCACGGTGCCGAGCCTGCTGGCGGTGGGGCTCGCCGGCCATGTCGCCGGGCGCACCTGGCGGACCGCGGTCGCCCGTGCCGCCCCGGCGGTCATGCTGGTGAACGCCGGGGTGCTGGGCTGGATGGCCTGGAAGCTGGTTGCGTAA